The Vulpes lagopus strain Blue_001 chromosome 14, ASM1834538v1, whole genome shotgun sequence genome window below encodes:
- the CABP7 gene encoding calcium-binding protein 7, protein MPFHPVTAALMYRGIYTVPNLLSEQRPVDIPEDELEEIREAFKVFDRDGNGFISKQELGTAMRSLGYMPNEVELEVIIQRLDMDGDGQVDFEEFVTLLGPKLSTSGIPEKFHGTDFDTVFWKCDMQKLTVDELKRLLYDTFCEHLSMKDIENIIMTEEESHLGTAEECPVDVETCSNQQIRQTCVRKSLICAFAIAFIISVMLIAANQVLRSGMK, encoded by the exons ATGCCGTTCCACCCGGTGACGGCGGCGTTGATGTACCGGGGCATCTACACCGTGCCCAACCTGCTGTCGGAGCAGCGCCCCGTGGACATCCCCGAGGACGAGCTGGAGG AGATCCGTGAGGCCTTCAAAGTCTTTGATCGCGATGGCAATGGCTTCATCTCTAAGCAGGAGCTGGGCACGGCCATGCGCTCCCTGGGCTACATGCCCAACGAGGTGGAGCTGGAAGTTATCATCCAGCGGCTGGACATGGATG GCGATGGCCAAGTGGACTTCGAGGAGTTTGTGACCCTCCTGGGACCCAAGCTTTCCACCTCGGGGATCCCAGAGAAGTTCCATGGCACTGACTTTGACACCGTCTTCTGGAAG TGTGACATGCAGAAGCTGACCGTGGATGAGCTGAAGCGGCTGCTGTACGACACCTTCTGTGAGCACCTGTCCATGAAGGACATTGAGAACATCATCATGACGGAGGAGGAAAGCCACCTGGGCACAGCTGAGGAGTGCCCCGTGGACGTGGAGA CCTGCTCCAACCAGCAGATCCGCCAGACGTGCGTGCGCAAGAGTCTGATCTGCGCCTTCGCCATCGCCTTCATCATCAGCGTCATGCTCATCGCAGCCAACCAGGTGCTGCGCAGCGGCATGAAGTAG